A single genomic interval of Pyrobaculum arsenaticum DSM 13514 harbors:
- a CDS encoding HEPN domain-containing protein: MRREASLWLKQAERGLKKAENDLVTGDWDGAAFRSQQAAEKALKALLLHYGKVAKGHNLIELGRLVEEELGISTAEVATDLRELTVHYVISRCPNAANALPYELYDENKAGDLVERAKRVLEWARRNLR; encoded by the coding sequence GTGCGGCGCGAGGCGTCGCTCTGGTTAAAGCAGGCGGAGAGGGGTTTGAAGAAGGCCGAGAACGACCTAGTCACCGGTGATTGGGACGGCGCGGCTTTTCGGTCCCAACAAGCGGCCGAGAAGGCTTTGAAGGCGCTCCTCCTCCACTACGGCAAGGTGGCGAAGGGACATAACCTAATCGAGCTGGGGAGGCTGGTGGAGGAGGAGCTGGGGATAAGCACGGCCGAGGTGGCGACCGACTTGAGGGAGCTCACAGTACACTACGTCATCTCGAGGTGCCCAAATGCCGCCAACGCCCTCCCCTACGAGCTCTACGACGAGAACAAGGCTGGGGATCTCGTGGAGAGGGCCAAGAGGGTGTTGGAATGGGCAAGGCGAAATCTGCGTTGA
- a CDS encoding winged helix-turn-helix domain-containing protein: MKRRERFFPDLYVVARILIALSNGRSKREVALLSGVNYSRFLQYVEYLKERGLVAEGEELRLTPRGAEAAARLAELIRELTDEEPLRAKRR; encoded by the coding sequence ATGAAAAGGCGAGAGAGATTCTTTCCTGACCTCTACGTCGTGGCAAGGATCCTCATCGCCCTCTCCAACGGACGTAGCAAGAGGGAGGTGGCGCTGTTGTCGGGGGTGAACTACAGCCGATTCCTACAGTACGTGGAGTACCTAAAGGAGAGGGGACTAGTGGCCGAGGGCGAGGAGCTAAGGCTGACGCCTAGGGGCGCAGAGGCAGCGGCCCGCCTCGCCGAGCTGATAAGAGAGCTTACAGACGAGGAGCCGCTGAGAGCTAAAAGAAGATAA
- a CDS encoding YcaO-like family protein, whose product MGWVRLEGGERPLAPGQVAAFGYRLAKGEDLIGYSSSGGLALGVGLEALYRGALEFVERDAVNLGWHSDIPPFRIRITLEEALRLIGVRLCAKRRGGRRWCQQGYGQVDALTCSAS is encoded by the coding sequence GTGGGCTGGGTGAGGCTGGAAGGCGGCGAGAGACCCCTAGCGCCTGGCCAAGTGGCGGCGTTTGGGTACAGGCTGGCCAAGGGCGAGGATCTTATAGGCTATTCCTCTTCGGGGGGTTTAGCCCTAGGCGTCGGCTTAGAGGCCTTGTACCGCGGGGCGCTGGAGTTTGTGGAGAGGGACGCGGTGAACTTGGGGTGGCACAGCGACATCCCCCCGTTTAGGATCAGAATAACTCTGGAGGAGGCCTTGAGACTAATCGGCGTTCGCCTCTGCGCAAAACGGCGAGGGGGTCGTCGCTGGTGCCAACAAGGCTACGGCCAGGTAGACGCCTTGACGTGTAGCGCCTCCTAA
- a CDS encoding winged helix-turn-helix domain-containing protein, whose translation MKGSKSDLYIIYRLLKILKEKGPLSKTKLALYAYLNYQRAVKYLHYLQEACLVQIDKEVKITRRGLETLEKIEEVLRDLGLGS comes from the coding sequence ATGAAAGGGTCAAAGTCTGACTTATACATAATATATAGGCTATTGAAAATTTTAAAAGAGAAGGGGCCCCTTTCGAAGACCAAATTGGCACTTTACGCATATTTAAACTATCAGAGGGCTGTGAAGTATTTGCACTATCTGCAAGAGGCTTGCCTTGTCCAGATAGACAAAGAAGTTAAAATTACGAGAAGGGGGCTGGAAACCCTGGAAAAAATAGAGGAGGTTTTAAGAGACCTAGGCCTCGGCTCCTAA